A window of Ictidomys tridecemlineatus isolate mIctTri1 chromosome 1, mIctTri1.hap1, whole genome shotgun sequence contains these coding sequences:
- the Ccdc127 gene encoding coiled-coil domain-containing protein 127 isoform X1, giving the protein MNNLNDPPNWNIRPDSRADGGGGSRWNYALLVPMLGLAAFRWIWSRESQKEIAKEREAYRQRTVAFQQDLEAKYHAVISENRRAVAQLSLELEKEQNRTTSYREALISQGRKLVEEKKLLEREWAKVMQERSQLQPLRSVYLSRLEEEEDWQRKARLMLKEVGEALAERQNIYCSLVTPRRSRLELEKNLLVRAAVDPVAADLEMAAGLTDIFKHDTYCGDIWNSNKRQNGRLMWLYLKYWELVVELKKFKRVEKAILEK; this is encoded by the exons ATGAATAACTTAAATGATCCTCCAAATTGGAATATCCGGCCTGATTCCAGGGCTGATGGGGGTGGTGGAAGCAGGTGGAATTATGCCCTGTTGGTGCCAATGCTGGGATTGGCAGCTTTCC GTTGGATTTGGTCCCGAGAGTCccaaaaagaaatagcaaaagagagagaagcatATCGCCAGAGAACAGTTGCCTTCCAGCAGGATCTTGAAGCCAAGTACCATGCTGTGATCTCGGAAAATCGACGTGCTGTTGCTCAGCTGTCTCTGGAACTTGAAAAGGAGCAAAACAGAACAACTAGTTACCGAGAAGCCCTTATCTCTCAGGGGCGGAAGTTGGTGGAAGAAAAGAAACTTCTGGAACGGGAATGGGCTAAGGTAATGCAAGAAAGAAGCCAGCTGCAGCCTCTGAGAAGTGTGTACCTGAGCcgtctggaggaggaggaggactggcAGAGGAAAGCCCGGCTCATGCTGAAGGAGGTTGGAGAGGCCCTTGCAGAAAGACAGAACATTTACTGCAGCCTGGTCACCCCCCGTCGCTCACGGCTGGAGCTGGAGAAGAACTTACTGGTGCGTGCCGCCGTCGACCCAGTGGCTGCTGACCTAGAGATGGCAGCTGGCTTGACTGACATATTCAAACATGACACCTACTGTGGTGACATCTGGAATAGCAACAAACGCCAGAATGGGAGGCTCATGTGGCTATATCTCAAGTATTGGGAGCTAGTCGTGGAGCTGAAGAAGTTCAAGAGAGTAGAGAAGGCCATACTAGAGAAGTGA